The Marinobacter sp. ANT_B65 genome has a segment encoding these proteins:
- a CDS encoding arginine N-succinyltransferase: MWLVRPALPDDVDQILDIAGAAGSETARLSSTLPRQRDVLAEKINYSMASLAGNVTTEAGRPKRFLFVLQSTSTGRIHGTAGIDARAGNSQPFYNYRRDALIHASHELGVSSRVDVLYPSHALTDQTLLCSFSITSELRNTEAFELLSRARILFIAGHRDWFTSTIAVEIQGVQLEDGSVPFWDSLGRHFFNMDFETADQYSGLLSKTFIAELMPPNPVYVTLLSEAAQASIGQPHELTVPNLELLQREGFRAGSYLDIFDGGPVLEARTDALRTLVTSQPKTLHGTFEDCGDTWLISAGEGSGFRCTLAKVSNTLEGTLKVPVGVWKLLGKTAGDEVRIAPCW, encoded by the coding sequence ATGTGGCTGGTACGTCCGGCGTTGCCGGATGACGTGGACCAGATACTTGATATTGCGGGCGCGGCTGGTTCTGAAACGGCCCGCCTTTCCTCCACGTTACCCAGGCAACGCGATGTTCTTGCGGAAAAAATAAATTATTCAATGGCTTCGCTCGCCGGCAATGTCACTACGGAGGCTGGCCGGCCAAAGCGGTTTTTGTTTGTACTGCAGAGCACGTCTACGGGCAGGATTCATGGCACTGCCGGCATAGATGCCCGGGCGGGTAATAGTCAGCCGTTCTATAACTACCGCCGTGACGCACTGATTCATGCCTCCCACGAACTTGGTGTTTCCAGCCGGGTCGATGTCCTTTACCCCAGTCATGCGCTGACTGATCAGACTTTGCTTTGCTCATTCTCCATTACGTCCGAACTGCGTAACACTGAAGCGTTTGAGCTTCTGTCCAGAGCCCGGATACTCTTCATTGCCGGGCACCGCGACTGGTTCACCTCGACTATTGCGGTCGAGATCCAGGGTGTTCAGCTGGAGGATGGCAGCGTTCCATTCTGGGACAGCCTGGGGCGCCATTTTTTCAATATGGATTTCGAAACCGCCGATCAGTATTCGGGCCTGCTCAGCAAAACCTTTATCGCTGAGCTCATGCCCCCTAACCCTGTGTATGTAACCCTGCTTTCAGAAGCTGCTCAGGCGTCAATTGGTCAACCCCATGAGCTGACTGTGCCGAATCTTGAACTCTTGCAGCGTGAAGGGTTTCGTGCCGGCAGCTACCTTGATATTTTCGACGGTGGCCCCGTTCTTGAGGCGCGCACGGATGCTTTGCGCACACTGGTCACCAGTCAGCCAAAAACGCTTCATGGTACGTTTGAAGATTGTGGTGATACCTGGCTGATCTCTGCGGGAGAGGGTTCCGGGTTCCGGTGCACCCTGGCCAAAGTATCGAATACGCTTGAAGGCACGCTCAAAGTGCCGGTGGGCGTCTGGAAGCTGCTGGGTAAGACGGCTGGTGATGAAGTGAGGATAGCGCCATGCTGGTAA
- the astA gene encoding arginine N-succinyltransferase encodes MLVIRPLQETDLEDLYCMAQKAGKGLTTLPADRDLLQRKISSARETFNQRCAPEAGLYLFALEDTEAGKIVGISGIQARVGLDEVFYNYRLSVTVNASKELGVHVRTPTLHLTNDMTDTSEICSLLLSDDYQGGGNGLLLSRCRFMYMDEFRKYFSEKVFAEMRGVSDEQGLSPLWDALGRKFFDMKFTEADMLSGLGNKAFIAELMPKFPIYLPMLPDSAREVIGQVHGNTAPALKMLQAEGFNFNGLVDIFDGGPVVEAFVRTIRTVRDSRNRYAMITSKAVDLDVPAAERVMVSNRSFRNFRVTTVPASCVRTDTVSLPPAVAEALQIESGDLVRLAPLKDRVKTSARAAG; translated from the coding sequence ATGCTGGTAATCCGCCCGCTCCAGGAAACTGACCTTGAAGATCTTTATTGCATGGCACAGAAGGCTGGCAAGGGGTTGACGACACTGCCAGCCGATCGGGACCTGTTGCAACGCAAGATCAGTTCCGCCCGGGAAACTTTTAACCAACGCTGCGCTCCGGAGGCGGGTCTGTACCTGTTTGCTCTGGAAGATACGGAAGCAGGGAAAATCGTAGGCATCAGTGGTATTCAGGCGCGAGTGGGCCTGGATGAGGTGTTCTATAATTACAGGCTCAGCGTGACGGTAAATGCTTCCAAAGAGCTGGGCGTTCACGTGCGTACGCCAACGCTGCATCTCACAAACGACATGACCGATACCAGCGAGATATGCTCCCTGCTCCTGTCCGATGACTATCAGGGCGGGGGGAACGGGTTGCTGCTCTCACGCTGCCGCTTCATGTACATGGATGAGTTCCGCAAGTATTTCTCGGAAAAGGTGTTTGCGGAAATGCGCGGGGTTTCTGACGAGCAGGGGCTGAGCCCTTTGTGGGATGCTTTGGGTCGCAAGTTTTTTGATATGAAGTTTACGGAAGCGGACATGCTTTCCGGGCTTGGTAATAAAGCTTTCATTGCAGAACTTATGCCTAAGTTCCCTATTTATTTGCCCATGCTCCCGGATTCGGCGCGCGAGGTTATCGGCCAGGTTCATGGTAATACGGCGCCTGCACTGAAGATGTTGCAGGCCGAAGGGTTTAACTTTAATGGTCTGGTGGACATCTTTGATGGCGGTCCGGTGGTTGAAGCATTTGTGCGCACTATCCGCACAGTACGCGACAGCAGAAACCGGTATGCCATGATCACCAGCAAGGCGGTCGATCTGGACGTGCCGGCGGCTGAACGGGTGATGGTGTCCAATCGCTCGTTCCGTAATTTCCGTGTAACGACAGTGCCCGCCAGCTGCGTCCGCACAGATACTGTCAGCCTGCCTCCGGCTGTGGCGGAAGCCTTGCAGATTGAATCGGGTGATCTGGTCCGGCTGGCCCCCCTGAAAGACAGAGTCAAAACATCGGCAAGGGCGGCAGGCTGA
- the astD gene encoding succinylglutamate-semialdehyde dehydrogenase yields the protein MANLTGELFIGGLWLQGHGAAFESVQPVTGDTVWEGSGASFADVDAAVRGARTSFLKWRRKSFAERQAVIEAFGELLETNKEKLACQIGLETGKPLWESRTEVAAMIGKIGISVKAYNDRTGYSESDVAGGHAVLRHRPHGVVAVFGPYNFPGHLPNGHIVPALLAGNTVVFKPSELTPGVAELTVKLWEKAGLPEGVINLVQGASDTGRSLAGHPMIDGLFFTGSSTVGHLLHQQLGGQPEKILALEMGGNNPLIVQDVSDLDGAVHHALQSAFLSAGQRCTCARRLLVPKGKKGDEFLDRLATVSARIQVGEFDATPQPFMGSVISVQAAEKLLAAQSSMLEKGAKSLLEMKQVKPGTGLLSPGIVDVTGLEMPDEEFFGPLLTVYRYKSFDDALELANNTRYGLSAGILSDDRKLYERFREEIRAGIVNWNRPLTGASSAAPFGGVGASGNHRASAYYAADYCAWPMASLEAGKSEVPDNLAPGLNFEA from the coding sequence ATGGCAAACCTGACAGGCGAACTGTTTATCGGGGGGCTTTGGCTTCAGGGGCACGGCGCAGCATTTGAGTCGGTTCAGCCCGTTACCGGCGATACCGTATGGGAGGGCAGCGGTGCCAGCTTTGCGGATGTTGATGCAGCGGTACGTGGTGCCCGGACCAGCTTTCTGAAATGGCGCCGGAAAAGCTTTGCCGAGCGCCAGGCGGTTATTGAGGCCTTTGGTGAGTTACTCGAAACCAACAAGGAAAAACTTGCCTGTCAGATCGGGCTGGAAACCGGCAAGCCGTTATGGGAATCCCGCACAGAAGTCGCGGCGATGATTGGCAAGATAGGTATTTCCGTCAAAGCCTATAATGATCGCACCGGGTATTCCGAATCTGATGTAGCTGGAGGTCATGCGGTACTCCGGCACCGGCCCCACGGAGTTGTTGCGGTGTTTGGGCCCTATAACTTCCCCGGTCATCTTCCGAATGGTCATATTGTGCCAGCTTTGCTGGCTGGAAATACGGTCGTATTCAAGCCCAGCGAACTGACCCCTGGTGTGGCAGAGCTCACGGTTAAGCTCTGGGAAAAAGCCGGCTTGCCGGAAGGTGTTATTAATCTGGTTCAGGGTGCTTCCGATACCGGGAGGTCACTTGCAGGTCATCCGATGATTGATGGCCTGTTTTTTACCGGTAGTTCCACTGTGGGCCATTTATTGCACCAGCAGCTTGGCGGGCAACCCGAGAAAATTCTTGCCCTGGAAATGGGTGGCAACAACCCACTGATCGTTCAGGATGTCTCGGATCTTGACGGCGCTGTACATCATGCCCTGCAATCGGCGTTTCTGTCCGCCGGTCAGCGTTGCACCTGCGCCCGCAGATTACTGGTACCCAAAGGTAAAAAAGGCGATGAGTTTCTGGACCGGCTGGCGACCGTGTCTGCACGTATTCAGGTGGGGGAGTTCGATGCCACGCCCCAGCCCTTCATGGGGTCGGTTATTTCGGTGCAGGCCGCGGAAAAACTGCTGGCTGCCCAGTCCTCCATGCTGGAGAAAGGTGCGAAGTCCCTGTTGGAAATGAAACAGGTGAAGCCAGGCACCGGCCTTCTATCACCCGGCATTGTCGATGTGACCGGACTGGAGATGCCTGATGAAGAGTTCTTTGGGCCGCTGCTGACAGTCTATCGCTACAAGAGTTTTGATGATGCTCTGGAGTTGGCTAACAATACCCGCTACGGGCTTTCAGCCGGCATTCTTTCCGACGATCGCAAGCTGTACGAGCGCTTTCGGGAAGAGATACGGGCCGGAATTGTCAACTGGAACCGCCCCTTGACCGGGGCCAGCAGCGCAGCGCCCTTTGGTGGTGTGGGCGCCAGCGGTAATCACCGGGCGAGCGCTTATTATGCGGCAGATTACTGTGCGTGGCCCATGGCGTCCCTTGAAGCCGGTAAAAGCGAGGTGCCGGACAATCTGGCACCAGGCCTGAATTTTGAAGCCTGA
- the astB gene encoding N-succinylarginine dihydrolase, whose protein sequence is MTRHAVEANFDGLVGPTHNYAGLSWGNVASKSNVNAVSNPREAALQGLAKMKRLADRGYVQGVLPPHERPHVPSLKALGFRGTDAQILEQAAESSPAILAAVSSASSMWTANAATVSPSADTSDHRVHFTPANLNAKFHRSIEHTVTGRSLKSIFADEGYFAHHPALPSVSHFGDEGAANHTRLCGHYGEPGVELFVYGQAAFDEQAPAPVKYPARQTLEASQAIARLHGLKDVNRVFAQQNPAAIDAGVFHNDVIAVGNGNTLFYHEMAFLNEEKVLTDIRARLTGAELEAVRVSSAEVPLEDAVASYLFNSQLLNTPDGMLLAVPGECREVASVSRYLDKLLAANGPVTAVEVFDVKQSMRNGGGPACLRLRVVLSDDELQAMHRGVILTGELYERLTLWVETHYRDELAREDLADPMLLDEVRKALDELTGILGLGSIYDFQL, encoded by the coding sequence ATGACAAGACATGCGGTAGAAGCAAATTTTGATGGACTGGTTGGCCCCACACACAATTATGCAGGGCTGTCCTGGGGCAATGTGGCGTCAAAATCCAATGTGAATGCGGTGTCCAACCCCAGGGAAGCAGCGCTTCAGGGACTGGCAAAAATGAAACGCCTGGCTGACCGGGGTTATGTTCAGGGTGTTCTTCCTCCCCATGAACGTCCTCATGTTCCGTCGCTCAAGGCTCTGGGATTCAGGGGTACAGATGCACAGATTCTGGAGCAGGCCGCTGAATCCAGCCCGGCTATTCTGGCTGCCGTGTCTTCTGCATCCTCAATGTGGACAGCGAATGCCGCAACCGTTTCGCCCAGTGCTGATACTTCGGATCACAGGGTGCATTTCACTCCGGCTAACCTGAACGCCAAGTTTCACCGTTCTATTGAACATACCGTGACAGGTCGGTCACTGAAGTCCATTTTTGCGGATGAGGGATATTTTGCTCATCACCCGGCGCTACCCTCGGTCAGTCATTTTGGCGATGAGGGCGCGGCCAATCACACCCGGCTTTGTGGCCATTATGGCGAGCCTGGTGTGGAGTTGTTTGTGTATGGTCAGGCTGCGTTTGATGAGCAGGCGCCGGCGCCGGTAAAGTACCCGGCCCGGCAGACTCTTGAGGCCTCGCAGGCTATCGCCCGTTTGCACGGTCTTAAAGATGTTAACCGGGTGTTTGCCCAACAGAACCCGGCCGCCATTGATGCGGGCGTGTTTCATAACGACGTCATTGCTGTGGGTAATGGCAATACTCTCTTCTATCACGAAATGGCTTTTCTGAATGAAGAGAAGGTGCTGACAGATATCCGTGCACGCCTGACCGGGGCTGAGCTTGAGGCTGTTCGTGTAAGTAGTGCAGAGGTGCCGCTTGAGGATGCAGTGGCTTCGTACCTGTTCAACAGCCAGTTACTGAATACGCCTGATGGAATGTTGCTGGCAGTTCCGGGTGAGTGCAGGGAAGTGGCGTCTGTAAGCCGGTATCTGGACAAGCTGCTTGCTGCGAACGGGCCGGTTACGGCGGTGGAGGTGTTTGATGTGAAACAGTCCATGCGTAATGGCGGTGGCCCTGCGTGCCTGCGTCTGCGTGTGGTTCTGAGTGATGATGAGCTGCAGGCCATGCATCGCGGCGTTATTCTTACCGGTGAATTATACGAGCGCCTGACTCTCTGGGTTGAAACCCATTACCGCGATGAGCTTGCGCGGGAAGATCTGGCTGATCCGATGTTGCTGGATGAAGTGCGCAAAGCTCTGGATGAGCTGACCGGGATTCTGGGGCTGGGTTCGATCTATGACTTCCAGCTTTAA
- a CDS encoding TetR/AcrR family transcriptional regulator, whose protein sequence is MTEPLKTRREQEKQARYDTILDAAERVFSEKGYERTSMDDIARTASLSRALLYVYFKDKAAIQRGIMLRAGYSLSERFRAARKTADTGLAQIRAMGESYYRFYMEEPDYFSALTTASTAMAEADEAQTMEMLCSKSELMKLMTEAINLGLEDGTMSRQRIKNPEQTALYLRGALHGTILLCQSETSGNQDSFPAESLIRHTMDMLSSSLAAS, encoded by the coding sequence ATGACTGAACCACTGAAAACACGCCGCGAACAGGAAAAACAGGCCCGCTACGACACCATTCTCGACGCTGCGGAGCGTGTCTTCTCTGAAAAGGGTTATGAGCGCACATCCATGGACGATATTGCACGAACCGCCAGCCTGAGCCGGGCGCTTCTGTATGTCTATTTCAAGGATAAGGCCGCTATTCAGCGGGGTATCATGCTGAGAGCTGGCTACAGTCTTTCTGAGCGCTTCCGGGCTGCCAGAAAAACTGCCGACACAGGGCTGGCACAAATAAGGGCGATGGGAGAATCCTACTACCGTTTTTATATGGAGGAGCCAGACTACTTCTCGGCACTCACCACAGCCTCAACCGCCATGGCAGAGGCAGATGAGGCCCAGACAATGGAAATGCTATGCTCTAAATCAGAACTTATGAAGCTGATGACAGAGGCCATCAACCTGGGACTTGAAGACGGAACCATGAGCCGACAACGCATAAAAAACCCGGAGCAAACCGCTCTTTATCTACGCGGGGCGCTACATGGAACCATCCTGCTATGCCAGTCGGAAACGAGCGGGAACCAGGACAGTTTCCCCGCCGAGAGCCTTATCCGCCATACGATGGACATGCTGAGTTCGTCGCTCGCTGCCTCCTGA